The following proteins are co-located in the Bacillus pumilus genome:
- a CDS encoding antitoxin YezG family protein, which translates to MELEKLDSLYGEIAQTVNEMIPKEWDEVCLYAEILDDSAEINFYYRLKGETAFLYSHNIPEDHHVSKSIYNEFLIKLHDLFEELQQAYELINPEKWTNLTLKLDENGKFSLDFNYEDVLNQGINGSQRRAIWAYENLGILPKRKSVREFLDQYIKNKG; encoded by the coding sequence ATGGAATTAGAGAAACTAGATTCTCTGTATGGTGAAATTGCACAAACTGTTAATGAGATGATACCAAAAGAGTGGGATGAAGTTTGTTTATATGCCGAAATATTAGACGACTCTGCAGAGATTAATTTTTATTATAGATTAAAGGGAGAAACGGCATTTCTTTACTCGCATAATATACCTGAAGATCATCATGTAAGTAAGTCAATCTATAACGAGTTTTTAATAAAATTACATGATTTGTTTGAAGAGCTACAACAAGCATATGAATTAATTAATCCGGAAAAATGGACAAATTTAACTTTAAAATTAGATGAAAATGGTAAATTTTCCTTAGACTTTAATTATGAAGATGTATTGAATCAAGGAATTAACGGGTCTCAAAGAAGAGCAATATGGGCTTACGAAAATCTTGGAATACTTCCTAAAAGAAAATCAGTCAGGGAATTTCTTGATCAATATATTAAAAACAAAGGATAA